Proteins from a single region of Carettochelys insculpta isolate YL-2023 chromosome 17, ASM3395843v1, whole genome shotgun sequence:
- the STMN3 gene encoding stathmin-3 isoform X2, giving the protein MASTVSAYKEKMKELSLLSLICSCFHTQPHPNTIYQYGDMEVKQLDKRASGQSFEVILKSPSDLSPESPILSSPPKKKDLSLEELQKRLEAAEERRKTQEAQVLKQLAEKREHEREVLHKALEENNNFSRLAEEKLNYKMELSKEIREAHLAALRERLREKELHAAEVRRNKEQREEISG; this is encoded by the exons CCTACAAGGAGAAGATGAAGGAGCTGTCCTTGCTCTCACTGATCTGCTCCTGTTTCCACACTCAACCGCACCCCAATACCATCTACCAGTATGGAG ACATGGAGGTGAAACAGTTGGACAAAAGGGCCTCTGGCCAGAGCTTTGAAGTGATCCTGAAGTCCCCTTCGGACTTGTCCCCTGAGAGCCCAATCCTCTCTTCCCCCCCTAAGAAGAAGGACCTGtccctggaggagctgcagaagaggctggaagctgcagaggagaggaggaag ACTCAGGAGGCCCAAGTGctgaagcagctggcagagaAACGAGAGCATGAGAGGGAGGTGCTGCACAAGGCCCTGGAGGAGAACAATAACTTCAGCCGACTGGCTGAGGAGAAGCTCAACTACAAGATGGAGCTGAGCAAGGAGATCCGTGAAGCTCACCTAGCTGCCTTGAGGGAGCGACTGCGTGAAAAG GAGCTGCACGCAGCTGAGGTTCGCAGGAACAAGGAACAGCGGGAGGAGATCTCTGGATAA
- the STMN3 gene encoding stathmin-3 isoform X1 — MGLCVSPCPQFLPPENDMRQPVDPLFIAVSLFSAYKEKMKELSLLSLICSCFHTQPHPNTIYQYGDMEVKQLDKRASGQSFEVILKSPSDLSPESPILSSPPKKKDLSLEELQKRLEAAEERRKTQEAQVLKQLAEKREHEREVLHKALEENNNFSRLAEEKLNYKMELSKEIREAHLAALRERLREKELHAAEVRRNKEQREEISG; from the exons ATGGGCCTCTgtgtgtccccctgcccccagtttcTTCCCCCTGAGAATGACATGAGACAGCCTGTAGACCCTCTATTCATTGCAGTTTCTCTCTTTTCAGCCTACAAGGAGAAGATGAAGGAGCTGTCCTTGCTCTCACTGATCTGCTCCTGTTTCCACACTCAACCGCACCCCAATACCATCTACCAGTATGGAG ACATGGAGGTGAAACAGTTGGACAAAAGGGCCTCTGGCCAGAGCTTTGAAGTGATCCTGAAGTCCCCTTCGGACTTGTCCCCTGAGAGCCCAATCCTCTCTTCCCCCCCTAAGAAGAAGGACCTGtccctggaggagctgcagaagaggctggaagctgcagaggagaggaggaag ACTCAGGAGGCCCAAGTGctgaagcagctggcagagaAACGAGAGCATGAGAGGGAGGTGCTGCACAAGGCCCTGGAGGAGAACAATAACTTCAGCCGACTGGCTGAGGAGAAGCTCAACTACAAGATGGAGCTGAGCAAGGAGATCCGTGAAGCTCACCTAGCTGCCTTGAGGGAGCGACTGCGTGAAAAG GAGCTGCACGCAGCTGAGGTTCGCAGGAACAAGGAACAGCGGGAGGAGATCTCTGGATAA